The genomic region AATAGGTCGAAGCCTTTTTCGTATTCAAAACGTCCTACCGAAATAATACGCTTATGTTTCATAATTTGATGGCGCTTTTCATCAATCATATTCGGCAAAAGAAATACGGGTCGACTTATTTTAGAGGCATAACATGCTTTATCTTCATGAGTTAAGGTCGTAATAGCATTCAATCTATGATAATAAGTGACTATCTCTTTTTGAAGCTGTGGATGGTGCGCTGTAAAGTTCATATGTTCCATACCGATAGTGATTTGTTGAGATTTGGCAAACCGCGCAATGAGTATGTTATGGCTTGCACGTGTGCCGATAAAGACATCTGATGTATCATTTTCAATTGCACGAATTAAATGACGCTCAATAAAACTCGAATACTGATTAAAACCTGGCTCGAAACGAGACAACAGTTTAGGTTTTAAAAAAGGTGTAAATTTGCGAATGCGGTTGGCACATAATGGAATCACATTACGTATATTAAGTTGGTAGTTGATGACATGTTCAACTTTCACACGATGATCTAAATGAAAATAAGGCGTTTTTTTAGTTTTGAAAATAGTCAAAATTTTAACATTATGCCCTTGTTTAACGAGCTGATTGGATAAATTCGTAATCGTTTTGACAGTACCACCTACAGCATAAATGTTGTGCAATAAAAAGGTAATAGATTTCATGAAAAATCCCTCAATATACTATGTTTTTTATAATTATATCATTGTTAGGTCATGAAGTGGGAAGTAGTTCACTTTTTGAACGTGTTTTCCTATCAAAAAGACTCACAGCATTATTTGAAATGAAGTAAAAATCAATTAAAAGTGATATCTAATGAGTACAATTCGTTATCTCTATAATACAATCATTTTCGATTAAGCACTATCAATTGAATAGAATTCCTTTTTTCTTATAAGGTTTAGGTATATAATTAATGTGTTGAACATTTTTTTAATCTAATGAGATAATACAAAGGGCATGGTCTCAAAAGGTAATACAAGCTTTAATTTTGAAAAGGGGGTCTGTATTGTTATGAAGCATTTACATAACAAGACAGATGTTGTACTTATCGGCGGTGGCATCATGAGTGCAACATTAGGCGTATTATTAAAAGAGTTACAACCAGAATGGGATATTAATGTATTTGAACGTTTAGATGCATGTGCAAAGGAAAGCTCAAACGTTTGGAATAATGCTGGAACAGGTCACTCAGCATTATGTGAATTGAACTATACAAGTGAGCAGGCAGATGGTTCAATGGATATTACTAAAGCAATCCGAATTAATGAGCAATTCCAAGTTTCTAAACAGTTCTGGTCTTATTTAGTCAAAACAGGAAAATTACCACAGCCTGAAGCGTTTATTCATGCTGTTCCGCATATGAGTTTTGTGTCAGGAGAGTCGAACGTTAAATTTTTAGAAGCACGTGTTAAAGCTTTACGTGAAAATGTCTTATTTGAAGGTATGGATATTACCGATAATAAAGAAACGTTACGACAATGGATTCCATTGATAATGGAAGGGCGAAAAGATGATGATGAAGCTATTGCAGCAACACGTGATGAATCGGGAACAGATGTTAACTTTGGTGCATTAACACAACAGCTATTAGCACAACTTGAGTCTCAAGGAGGTTCTCTATATTACGAGCACGAAGTTAAAAATTTATCTCAAAATAAAGATGGATCTTGGACAATCAAGATTCGTAATCTTAAAGAAGACAAAACTTTTACAGTAGAGAGCAAATTTGTATTTATAGGTGCAGGTGGTGCAAGTTTACCACTACTGCAAAAGACTGGATTGCCTGAGTCTAAGCATATTGGTGGTTTTCCAGTAAGTGGGTTATTTTTAGTATGTCAAAATCAAGACGTCATTCAAAAACATAAAGCGAAAGTATACGGAAAAGCAGAAGTGGGTGCACCACCTATGTCAGTTCCGCATTTAGACACAAGGTATATCGACGGTGAACGCTCACTATTATTCGGACCCTTTGCAGGATTTTCACCTAAATTCTTAAAAACAGGTTCATATTTAGATTTATTTAAATCAATTAAGCCTAATAATTTAACGACAATGTTAGCAGCGGGTGTTAAAGAAATAGATTTAACGAAATATTTAGTTTCGCAATTGCTATTGTCTAACGAAGAGCGAATGGATGATTTACGAAAGTTTGTACCTGAAGCAAAGGATGAAGACTGGAAAGTAGTTGTTGCGGGTCAACGTGTACAAGTGATTAAAGATGTAAAAGGTAAAGGTAAGGGCACACTTCAATTTGGCACAGAGGTCATTACATCTCAAGATGGTTCATTAGCGGCATTACTTGGCGCATCACCAGGTGCGTCAACGGCAGTAGCAGTTATGTTAGACATTTTAGAGCGTGCTTTCCCAAAACAATTTTCTTCATGGGAACATAAAGTTAAAGAGATGATTCCTTCATACGGTGTTAAACTTACAGATGAAGTGGCATTATTCAAAAAATTGAATAAAGAAATTGCACAAAATTTAAAACTTAATACAGATGGAACATTGTTAAGTTGATATGCATTTAGGGGTACTATCATTGGATTATTTTTGATGTGTAAGCAAAGAAGTTGTACATGAGTCTATAAAATAAAAAATGATATAAGATTAAATGATACGAACGCTTGGTTATTGATGATGAGATTCCTGTGAGAGCCGAAGACTACAAGCTGAGGCTGTCTTCTCGAAAAGCGAAATCATATCATACAAAGTTTGATCATAAAAAGAAGCGCTAAGACG from Staphylococcus felis harbors:
- a CDS encoding glycosyltransferase family 4 protein — its product is MKSITFLLHNIYAVGGTVKTITNLSNQLVKQGHNVKILTIFKTKKTPYFHLDHRVKVEHVINYQLNIRNVIPLCANRIRKFTPFLKPKLLSRFEPGFNQYSSFIERHLIRAIENDTSDVFIGTRASHNILIARFAKSQQITIGMEHMNFTAHHPQLQKEIVTYYHRLNAITTLTHEDKACYASKISRPVFLLPNMIDEKRHQIMKHKRIISVGRFEYEKGFDLLIEAIYTIQEELREYGYTVEIYGEGREKEALGQQINFLRLQDLIALKPATQHINVHLAESRITCVPSRNEGFGMTILEAMNQGSVVVSFDGNVGPKSLIKHQENGFLVPHLNAKLLGQQLLEVIEYSHTPQMKNIINNAYQTVEKYGPHDIYQQFKSMIQQL
- the mqo gene encoding malate dehydrogenase (quinone), which translates into the protein MKHLHNKTDVVLIGGGIMSATLGVLLKELQPEWDINVFERLDACAKESSNVWNNAGTGHSALCELNYTSEQADGSMDITKAIRINEQFQVSKQFWSYLVKTGKLPQPEAFIHAVPHMSFVSGESNVKFLEARVKALRENVLFEGMDITDNKETLRQWIPLIMEGRKDDDEAIAATRDESGTDVNFGALTQQLLAQLESQGGSLYYEHEVKNLSQNKDGSWTIKIRNLKEDKTFTVESKFVFIGAGGASLPLLQKTGLPESKHIGGFPVSGLFLVCQNQDVIQKHKAKVYGKAEVGAPPMSVPHLDTRYIDGERSLLFGPFAGFSPKFLKTGSYLDLFKSIKPNNLTTMLAAGVKEIDLTKYLVSQLLLSNEERMDDLRKFVPEAKDEDWKVVVAGQRVQVIKDVKGKGKGTLQFGTEVITSQDGSLAALLGASPGASTAVAVMLDILERAFPKQFSSWEHKVKEMIPSYGVKLTDEVALFKKLNKEIAQNLKLNTDGTLLS